A window of Rhododendron vialii isolate Sample 1 chromosome 13a, ASM3025357v1 contains these coding sequences:
- the LOC131315257 gene encoding stigma-specific STIG1-like protein 2, which translates to MCVNLNTDNLNCGECGHQCKLGKQCCKGHCFNIQKNRSNCGMCGYKCLNNEHCCNGKCVSLKTDILNCGSCGNNCGLNETCCNGKIVNLLTNKKHCGGCHNKCRGNDVCVLGMCDYA; encoded by the coding sequence ATGTGCGTGAACTTGAACACGGACAACTTGAACTGCGGAGAGTGTGGACATCAATGCAAGCTCGGGAAGCAGTGTTGCAAAGGGCATTGTTTTAACATCCAAAAGAATCGATCCAACTGCGGGATGTGTGGGTACAAGTGCTTGAACAATGAGCATTGCTGCAACGGGAAATGCGTCAGTTTGAAGACTGATATTTTGAACTGCGGGTCGTGTGGGAATAACTGCGGGCTCAATGAGACCTGTTGCAATGGGAAGATTGTGAATTTGCTGACCAATAAGAAGCACTGCGGTGGGTGCCACAACAAGTGCAGAGGAAACGACGTGTGCGTGCTTGGGATGTGCGATTATGCATGA
- the LOC131315258 gene encoding protein STIG1-like, whose translation MESLKIFSLLLLTITSSFVALSAASGWSPPPPSVPSAGYTCDKHPGVCTVATPSCCKKTKTCVNLNTDNLNCGKCGKQCASGKQCCKGKCVNIQKNRSNCGACGYTCLNTDHCCSGICVNLKTNILNCGVCGNKCGLNLNCCNGKIVNLLTNEKHCGGCQNKCTKGDPCSNGMCGYA comes from the coding sequence ATGGAGTccctaaaaatattttcattgcTCTTACTAACAATAACTAGCTCGTTTGTTGCATTGTCGGCCGCAAGCGGTTGGTCGCCACCTCCACCTTCGGTGCCCTCGGCTGGTTACACTTGTGACAAGCACCCGGGAGTTTGTACTGTGGCGACACCAAGCTGCTGCAAGAAGACGAAGACGTGCGTGAACTTGAACACGGACAACTTGAACTGCGGAAAGTGTGGGAAGCAGTGCGCGTCCGGGAAGCAGTGTTGCAAAGGCAAATGTGTTAACATCCAAAAGAATCGATCCAACTGCGGGGCGTGTGGGTACACGTGCTTAAACACTGATCATTGTTGCAGCGGGATATGCGTTAATCTGAAGACGAACATTTTGAATTGCGGGGTGTGTGGGAATAAGTGCGGGCTCAATTTGAACTGTTGTAATGGGAAGATTGTGAATTTGCTGACCAATGAGAAGCACTGCGGTGGGTGTCAAAACAAGTGCACTAAAGGCGATCCCTGCTCGAATGGGATGTGCGGGTATGCATGA
- the LOC131313993 gene encoding uncharacterized protein LOC131313993 has product MILSARNDDVNAINGTALNIFPENKYTYLAADKMSEDDEMDRSISNKYPNEYLNSLDPTGLPPFKLELKVGCPIILLRNIALKDGLCNGTRMMVVKCGSCIIEVKILTGEKFGKLAFIPRVSLSPSFSDFPFHMTSRQFPVRLAYAMTINKSQGQSVKFVGVDLRTPMFSHGQLYVALSRCTSFDRITVLLPEEETNSTTNIVYPEILL; this is encoded by the coding sequence ATGATTCTCTCTGCTCGGAATGATGACGTGAATGCAATAAATGGAACTGCACTAAATATTTTCCcagaaaataaatacacttatctAGCTGCAGATAAAATGTCTGAGGATGACGAAATGGATAGAAGCATCAGTAACAAATATCCCAACGAGTATCTTAACTCATTAGATCCTACTGGGCTACCGCCTTTTAAGCTAGAGTTGAAAGTGGGTTGTCCTATAATATTGTTAAGAAATATTGCCCTAAAGGATGGACTTTGTAATGGCACAAGGATGATGGTTGTCAAATGCGGCTCCTGTATTATTGAAGTTAAGATTTTAACAGGCGAAAAATTTGGCAAATTGGCCTTCATACCAAGAGTATCTTTATCACCATCATTTTCAGATTTTCCTTTTCATATGACCAGCCGTCAATTTCCAGTTCGCTTGGCATATGCTATGACTATTAACAAATCACAAGGACAATCAGTGAAATTCGTTGGGGTTGATTTGCGCACACCTATGTTTAGTCATGGGCAACTATATGTGGCATTATCAAGGTGCACGTCTTTTGACCGTATAACTGTCCTTCTTCCAGAAGAGGAAACAAATTCCACTACCAATATTGTTTACCCTGAAATTCTGCTGTAG
- the LOC131313994 gene encoding stigma-specific STIG1-like protein 1, with product MATAITTTALTSEEENVSNPYTVQNKESSFLQRTNRFLAQSRPPADKMTCDRYPRVCKTKGSPGPDCCKKQCVNVMTDSLNCGMCGKKCDYSKMCCQGECVNPSADEKNCGRCNNKCGNGSSCVYGLCSYA from the coding sequence ATGGCCACAGCCATTACTACCACCGCACTCACATCCGAAGAAGAAAATGTTTCTAATCCTTACACCGTACAAAACAAAGAATCATCGTTTCTCCAGAGGACTAATCGTTTCCTTGCCCAAAGTCGACCCCCTGCTGATAAAATGACGTGCGACAGGTACCCTAGGGTTTGTAAGACCAAGGGGAGTCCTGGCCCGGACTGCTGCAAGAAGCAATGCGTGAATGTGATGACAGATTCACTTAACTGCGGAATGTGCGGGAAGAAGTGCGACTACTCCAAGATGTGCTGCCAAGGAGAGTGTGTGAACCCATCTGCCGACGAGAAGAATTGTGGCCGTTGTAACAATAAGTGCGGGAATGGAAGCTCGTGTGTTTATGGGTTGTGCAGCTACGCTTAG
- the LOC131315259 gene encoding uncharacterized protein LOC131315259, which yields MGFLSLSSSSSSSSTFFLLIPLIFQLLTLATSQSSLCRTSCGDIPINYPLGIDDGCGSPYYRKILACSNGQLQLRTPSGTYPIRSISYLDPHILLSDPFMWNCLDGNNFRPTRPFSLDTSTHFSLSSLNDYLFFNCSPDHVVIGPQPVFCDRFPDRCDSSCDSASYLCRNLPECRSALASGTSCCSYYPKATESLRIMLKYCASYTSVYWRNVGSTPPYDQVPEYGIRVDFDIPVTTSCLRCQDVSKGGGRCGFDTQTQSFLCLCDEGNVTTYCKDPNVSWHSKKNGVVAGTVSAVSVAGAMGIGAGIWYYLRKVKAKAPVTHGVQSNENRLF from the exons ATGGGTTTCCTATccctatcttcttcttcttcttcttcttctacattCTTTCTATTGATTCCACTCATATTTCAACTACTAACCCTCGCAACATCCCAGTCAAGCCTATGCAGAACATCCTGTGGTGACATCCCAATCAACTACCCTTTGGGCATTGACGATGGCTGTGGCAGTCCTTACTACAGAAAAATCCTGGCTTGCTCAAACGGGCAACTCCAGCTCCGAACCCCATCGGGAACATACCCGATCCGAAGTATCTCCTACTTGGATCCACACATTCTTCTCTCCGACCCCTTCATGTGGAATTGCCTAGACGGCAACAATTTTCGCCCGACACGGCCTTTTAGCCTCGACACTAGCACACatttctccctctcctctctcaacGACTACCTTTTCTTCAATTGTAGCCCAGACCACGTGGTCATAGGACCTCAGCCGGTTTTTTGTGACCGATTTCCTGACCGGTGTGACTCGTCGTGCGATAGTGCCAGTTACCTTTGTCGTAATTTGCCAGAATGTCGTTCCGCGTTGGCTAGTGGTACCTCTTGTTGTTCGTACTACCCTAAGGCCACGGAGTCGTTGAGGATTATGTTGAAGTATTGTGCGAGTTATACTAGTGTTTATTGGAGGAATGTTGGATCCACCCCTCCTTATGATCAGGTTCCTGAGTATGGAATTAGGGTTGATTTCGATATTCCGGTGACAACAAGTTGCCTTCGGTGTCAAGATGTGTCAAAGGGAGGCGGCCGATGCGGATTTGATACACAGACACAGAGTTTCTTGTGTCTGTGTGATGAAGGAAATGTCACCACTTATTGCAAAG ATCCTAATGTTTCTTGGCATAGTAAGAAGAATGGAGTTGTTGCAG GGACTGTGAGTGCAGTTTCGGTTGCTGGGGCCATGGGCATTGGAGCTGGGATATGGTATTACTTGAGAAAGGTGAAAGCAAAAGCACCGGTAACACATGGAGTACAGAGCAATGAGAATAGGCTTTTCTGA